A DNA window from Paralichthys olivaceus isolate ysfri-2021 chromosome 3, ASM2471397v2, whole genome shotgun sequence contains the following coding sequences:
- the LOC109625713 gene encoding serine/arginine-rich splicing factor 11 isoform X1 → MNSSTHVIQVTNVSPSTTSEQMRTLFGFLGNIEELKLFPPDDSPLPVTSRVCFVKFLESESVGVSQHLTNTVFVDRALIVVPFAEGVIPDESKAMSLLAPANAVAGMMPGGGLLPTPNPLASMGGTPFGGLGAPNMEQMAAMGMQGPNMNPQALSADFLKLMQSMDPKLNSLAAGLNLNPGLKSDASNKEIEEAMKRVREAQSLISAAIEPGNKKDDKRKHSRSRSRSRRRRSRSRSRHRRSKSRSRRRSHSRSRRRSKSPRRRRSHSRERTRRSRSRDRRKEEKSKKRSKTPPKSYSSARRSRSISRRHRRSRTASRSPKRKVSRSPSPRRHKKEKKKDKEREKERDRDRREDRDRSRDERERSTSKKKKSKDKERDRERKSDSEKGDVKVTRDYDEEEQGYDSEKEVEEDDDERKSDSDSVSSPKGREEMERSEGQIPKKSKLNGDDHHQEDMEMSD, encoded by the exons ATGAACTCCAGCACTCACGTCATTCAGGTGACTAATGTCTCCCCGAGCACGACGTCCGAGCAGATGAGGACTCTGTTCGGCTTCCTCGGGAACATAGAGGAGCTCAAACTGTTCCCTCCCGA TGACTCTCCCTTGCCTGTGACTTCACGTGTCTGTtttgtaaagttccttgagtcTGAATCGGTGGGAGTTTCTCAACACCTGACGAACACCGTCTTCGTGGACCGAGCCTTGATCGTGGTCCCTTTCGCTGAAG gAGTCATTCCTGATGAATCTAAAGCTATGTCGCTGCTGGCTCCAGCCAATGCTGTGGCAGGAATGATGCCTGGTGGAGGCCTTCTCCCAACACCCAATCCTCTGGCATCA ATGGGCGGGACGCCATTCGGAGGTCTGGGAGCTCCCAACATGGAGCAAATGGCTGCCATGGGAATGCAGGGACCAAACATGAACCCCCAG gctctttctgcagactttctgaAGCTCATGCAGTCCATGGACCCCAA ATTGAATTCCTTAGCGGCCGGACTGAACTTGAATCCAGGGCTGAAGAGTGACGCCTCCAACAAGGAGATTGAAGAGGCTATGAAGAGAGTCCGAGAAGCCCAGTCTCTCATTTCTGCAGCCATTGAACCCGGGA atAAGAAAGATGACAAGCGTAAACATTCCCGCTCCCGTTCACGGTCTCGGCGCAGACGGTCCAGATCTCGCTCAAGACACAG GCGTTCAAAGAGCCGGTCTCGGCGAAGGTCCCATTCTCGGAGTAGGAGGAGGTCCAAGAGCCCACGAAGGAGGAGGTCCCACTCGCGGGAGAGGACCCGCCGCAGTAGATCGAG GGAcaggagaaaggaggaaaagtCTAAGAAAAGGTCCAAAACACCTCCTAAGAGCTACAGCAGTGCCAGGAGATCTCGAAGCATCAGCCG GAGACATAGGCGAAGCCGCACTGCGTCTCGATCCCCCAAGAGGAAGGTGTCCCGGTCTCCATCACCCAGACG TcacaagaaagagaagaagaaggacaagGAGCGAGAGAAGGAGCGGGACAGAGACAGGAGGGAGGACAGGGACCGCAGCAGAGACGAAAGAGAACGTTCCACcagtaaaaagaagaagagcaaaGACAAGGAACGAGACCGAGAACGCAAGTCTGACAGCGAGAAAGGAGACGTCAAG GTGACCCGGGATTATGACGAGGAGGAACAAGGTTACGACAGCGaaaaggaagtggaggaggatgacgaCGAGAGGAAGAGCGACTCCGACTCAGTCTCGTCTCCCAAAGGCCGAGAGGAGATGGAGCGGTCCGAGGGCCAAATTCCCAAAAAGTCCAAACTGAACGGAGACGATCACCATCAGGAAGACATGGAGATGAGTGATTAA
- the LOC109625713 gene encoding serine/arginine-rich splicing factor 11 isoform X2, with amino-acid sequence MSLLAPANAVAGMMPGGGLLPTPNPLASMGGTPFGGLGAPNMEQMAAMGMQGPNMNPQALSADFLKLMQSMDPKLNSLAAGLNLNPGLKSDASNKEIEEAMKRVREAQSLISAAIEPGNKKDDKRKHSRSRSRSRRRRSRSRSRHRRSKSRSRRRSHSRSRRRSKSPRRRRSHSRERTRRSRSRDRRKEEKSKKRSKTPPKSYSSARRSRSISRRHRRSRTASRSPKRKVSRSPSPRRHKKEKKKDKEREKERDRDRREDRDRSRDERERSTSKKKKSKDKERDRERKSDSEKGDVKVTRDYDEEEQGYDSEKEVEEDDDERKSDSDSVSSPKGREEMERSEGQIPKKSKLNGDDHHQEDMEMSD; translated from the exons ATGTCGCTGCTGGCTCCAGCCAATGCTGTGGCAGGAATGATGCCTGGTGGAGGCCTTCTCCCAACACCCAATCCTCTGGCATCA ATGGGCGGGACGCCATTCGGAGGTCTGGGAGCTCCCAACATGGAGCAAATGGCTGCCATGGGAATGCAGGGACCAAACATGAACCCCCAG gctctttctgcagactttctgaAGCTCATGCAGTCCATGGACCCCAA ATTGAATTCCTTAGCGGCCGGACTGAACTTGAATCCAGGGCTGAAGAGTGACGCCTCCAACAAGGAGATTGAAGAGGCTATGAAGAGAGTCCGAGAAGCCCAGTCTCTCATTTCTGCAGCCATTGAACCCGGGA atAAGAAAGATGACAAGCGTAAACATTCCCGCTCCCGTTCACGGTCTCGGCGCAGACGGTCCAGATCTCGCTCAAGACACAG GCGTTCAAAGAGCCGGTCTCGGCGAAGGTCCCATTCTCGGAGTAGGAGGAGGTCCAAGAGCCCACGAAGGAGGAGGTCCCACTCGCGGGAGAGGACCCGCCGCAGTAGATCGAG GGAcaggagaaaggaggaaaagtCTAAGAAAAGGTCCAAAACACCTCCTAAGAGCTACAGCAGTGCCAGGAGATCTCGAAGCATCAGCCG GAGACATAGGCGAAGCCGCACTGCGTCTCGATCCCCCAAGAGGAAGGTGTCCCGGTCTCCATCACCCAGACG TcacaagaaagagaagaagaaggacaagGAGCGAGAGAAGGAGCGGGACAGAGACAGGAGGGAGGACAGGGACCGCAGCAGAGACGAAAGAGAACGTTCCACcagtaaaaagaagaagagcaaaGACAAGGAACGAGACCGAGAACGCAAGTCTGACAGCGAGAAAGGAGACGTCAAG GTGACCCGGGATTATGACGAGGAGGAACAAGGTTACGACAGCGaaaaggaagtggaggaggatgacgaCGAGAGGAAGAGCGACTCCGACTCAGTCTCGTCTCCCAAAGGCCGAGAGGAGATGGAGCGGTCCGAGGGCCAAATTCCCAAAAAGTCCAAACTGAACGGAGACGATCACCATCAGGAAGACATGGAGATGAGTGATTAA